CCATTGTGATGAATGGCTGAAAAGCAACTACCCGGATGCGAAGCGCATCGTCGAAGCCAGCACTGCCAAAGCCGCCGAAAAAGCCTCCAGCCAGGAAGGTGCCGCCGCTATCGGCCCCCGTCAAAACGCCCAGCGCCACAGCCTGGACATCCTGCATTTCCCCATCGCCGGAGAGGTCCCCAACATCACCCAGTTCTTCCTCCTCGGTCATCAGGAAAACGCCGCCAGCACGGCCAACAACCGCACCGCCCTCGTTGTCGAGCTGCCCGACCGCGCAGGCAGTCTCTGCCGCTTCCTCACCCCACTCAGCGACAGCGCCATCAACATGAAGCGCCTGGAATCCCGCCCCATCCGCGGCCAGCCTAACAAATACCGCTTCTACATCGAGATCGAAGGCTCCCCCGCCGACCCTCACGTCCAGGCCGCCCTGGACCAGACCCGCACCGACGGTGCCACTCTCCGCAGTGTCGGCTCCTACCCCGCCGGTCTGCGTTTCGAGTCTTAACCTGATTGCTTGGACCAAGGCGTTGGGGCGTCCCGCCCCGACATCATCCTGAAATATCCCCGCCTCCCGCGCGTTACCACCGCATACATGATCCGCCGCCTCCTCTTCCTCGCCGCCCTTCTTGTGGCTGTATCCACCGCCCCAGCGGCCCAGCCGAACATCCTCTTCATTTTTTCGGACGACCACGCCCAGCACGCCATCAGCGCCTACGGCTCCAAGGTCAACCAGACCCCGCACATTGACCGTCTGGCCAAAGGCGGCACCCGTTTCACCCAGTCCTTCGTCACTAATTCCATCTGCACCCCCAGCCGCGCCACCCTGCTCACCGGGCAGTATTCCCACCTCAATGGCGTGCCCGTTTTCAATAAATTCGACGGCTCGCGCGACCACGTCGCCAAGCACCTGCAAAAGGGCGGCTACCACACCGGCATGGTCGGCAAGTGGCACCTCGGGTCCGATCCCACCGGCTTTGACCGCTGGATCGTCCTGCCAGGCCAGGGCAATTATTGGAATCCCACCTTCCTCGTCAACGGCAAAAAGCTCAGCATCGAAGGCCACTGCACCGACATCACCACCGACCTCGGCATCGAGTGGATCAAGACCCGCCCGCAGGACAAGCCTTTCTTCCTCATGCTCCATCAAAAGGCCCCCCACCGCGCCTGGGAGCCCGCCGAGCGCCACAAGGCGATGTTCAAGGACAAGGTCATCCCCGAACCCGAAACCCTCTGGGACGATTACGCCACCCGACCCACCGCCCTGCCTATCAATGAGCAGACCGTCGCCCGGGACCTCACCCGCCGCGATTTAAAGCTTACCCCGCCCGCCGATCTCAAAGGCCCGGCTTTGCAAAAGTGGATGCAGG
This portion of the Prosthecobacter sp. SYSU 5D2 genome encodes:
- a CDS encoding prephenate dehydratase domain-containing protein, producing MTNTSHPQTLACLGPEGSFSHLLTQMRFPDVPVQLMAGIGEVFDFIRTHPEALGIVPIENSSGGFIVDTVDRLVDERCGLHILEELTLDVKLALLGRHCSDIKTIHSHAMPFFHCDEWLKSNYPDAKRIVEASTAKAAEKASSQEGAAAIGPRQNAQRHSLDILHFPIAGEVPNITQFFLLGHQENAASTANNRTALVVELPDRAGSLCRFLTPLSDSAINMKRLESRPIRGQPNKYRFYIEIEGSPADPHVQAALDQTRTDGATLRSVGSYPAGLRFES